In Pyrus communis chromosome 1, drPyrComm1.1, whole genome shotgun sequence, the following are encoded in one genomic region:
- the LOC137712972 gene encoding uncharacterized protein, which translates to MKRKRKNKKGKPKGSVGGGNEAVSSGAIVDLEDGTNMDEDGNYDNKYESGMEVDTPSSTGTDQHINLANINPDGSIDRGVGKSVGRVKVKLKTSRTMDSQPTSSDAYTQSDTDRSGQQVGLERQGLVSEKMEDSANSLHEVNVGASVNTSKKTGGIKIKSSKVLGSSVNHSTDPVPARTESPHKRESKMADQSSRYNKQELDTALTIIRKVMKMDASEPFNVPVNPEALGIPDYFDVIDTPMDFGTICNNLEQGGKYNNSEDVFRDVEYIWNNCYKYNSKGDYILDLMRRVKKNFTKYWTTAGLYNGQPRGTNGVESPQEIMASSDQGKVHVKGGQSKQKTRKGHGRHHKADCLCAICVLKRRRREREENDQIAKGHGASDNSLAQELKQEESSLAESPGGNSSSDMDGSLEPNADAEVEEKGEDVKMGVSKQQYGPSGEKHEEEDDDDEGNEEEDSDTEMKDEDNGEALEQFEKSREEPNKQLQPITAEVSAGVQTATNKDNTSMQQEEGLVADKQPKSQESQERRHKKVKAYESLQFENPMLLDLCGTLFPDNSKSIWSGPHSLVQHHSSRTSSIHAAIKMLMK; encoded by the exons ATGAAGCGGAAGCGAAAGAACAAGAAAGGAAAGCCCAAAGGGTCTGTGGGGGGAGGAAATGAGGCGGTTTCAAGTGGGGCTATCGTAGATTTGGAGGATGGTACAAATATGGATGAAGACGGTAATTACGATAATAAGTATGAGTCTGGAATGGAAGTTGATACCCCTTCGTCGACTGGGACTGATCAGCATATCAATCTTGCCAATATTAATCCTGACGGTTCAATTGATAGGGGTGTTGGGAAATCAGTGGGAAGAGTTAAAGTGAAGCTTAAGACTTCGAGAACAATGGATTCTCAGCCTACTTCATCAGATGCATACACTCAAAGCGATACAGATAGAAGTGGCCAACAAGTTGGTTTGGAAAGACAAGGTCTGGTTTCTGAGAAAATGGAGGATAGTGCCAATTCATTGCATGAAGTAAACGTTGGTGCTTCTGTGAACACGTCGAAGAAAACTGGGGGTATAAAGATTAAGTCATCAAAGGTGTTGGGTTCTAGTGTCAACCACAGTACTGATCCTGTTCCTGCACGGACTGAGAGTCCACataaaagagaatcaaagatgGCTGATCAAAGTTCTCGATATAATAAGCAAGAATTAGATACTGCACTGACG ATAATAAGGAAGGTGATGAAAATGGATGCTTCTGAACCCTTTAATGTCCCTGTGAATCCTGAAGCTTTGGGAATACCT GATTATTTTGATGTGATAGATACACCAATGGATTTTGGAACCATATGCAACAATCTTGAACAGGGTGGCAAGTATAATAATTCCGAGGATGTTTTCAGAGATGTTGAATACATTTGGAACAATTGTTATAAGTATAACAGTAAAGGTGACTACATTTTGGATCTTATGAGGCGGGTGAAAAAGAATTTCACTAAGTATTGGACTACAGCCGGGTTGTATAATGGACAACCAAGAGGAACTAATG GTGTTGAAAGCCCTCAAGAGATAATGGCTTCATCTGATCAGGGAAAAGTACATGTTAAAGGTGGCCAATCAAAGCAGAAAACACGAAAAGGTCATGG aaggCATCATAAAGCGGATTGCTTATGTGCTATCTGTGTTCTAAAGCGCCGTAGAAGGGAGCGTGAGGAGAATGATCAAATTGCAAAGGGCCATGGAGCTAGTGATAATAGTCTTGCTCAAGAACTCAAGCAAGAG GAATCTTCACTTGCGGAAAGTCCAGGTGGGAATTCATCTTCGGATATGGATGGATCATTGGAGCCCAATGCAGATGCGGAGgtagaagaaaaaggagaggaTGTGAAAATGGGGGTATCCAAGCAGCAGTATGGTCCTTCAGGGGAGAAGCACGAGgaggaggatgatgatgatgaggggAATGAGGAAGAAGATAGTGACACAGAGATGAAAGATGAAGATAATGGTGAAGCACTAGAGCAGTTTGAGAAATCAAGAgaagagcctaataaacaatTACAACCGATAACAGCAGAGGTTTCCGCAGGAGTCCAAACTGCTACAAACAAAGATAATACATCAATGCAGCAGGAGGAAGGACTTGTAGCAGATAAGCAACCTAAG TCGCAGGAATCGCAAGAAAGGAGGCATAAGAAAGTGAAAGCATATGAAAGTCTGCAATTTGAGAATCCGATGCTTTTGGACCTATGTGGGACTCTCTTCCCTGACAATAGTAAGTCTATCTGGAGTGGACCCCATTCACTGGTTCAGCATCACAGTTCTCGTACCAGTTCCATTCACGCAGCTATTAAAATGCTCATGAAGTAG